CATAACAATTTTTTATGGAATTGAAGCACTTAATCATTGCTGCTATAGTCGCGAACGCCGCCAAAAGCGGCAGGCCAGCGGCACCAGGCTCTTCGCCGGTTCCTGACCTTCGCAATTCTCCAGGACGCGAGGCCGTCCTACGGGGTTTTCGCCAGTTTACCGAATTGCCTGGAATCGCCACCAGCGCTGTGTAGAGAAGACCGAAAAAAAACGACAAGTGCGGTGTTTCACCTGCTTACCCGATTCTTTTCGCTGCACCTCTGCCCGCCTCGTCGCTTCCACGCAACGCACGGCGAATACTCCGGAAATACCTGCCTTGGACATGAATGGCGCCAGCGCGGAACCCGCGCTGGCGAAAAATGCAACCCGTTGCGGATTCAGCGCGCGGCAGCACCCGAATTATCAGGGATACGTGCAGGGTGGAGATGCACAGCCCTCGGACCGTGTAGCACCGCGTCCGGCCACCGGCCCACTGACATGGCCGGCGAGCGGATAAGGTCCTGAAACAGATGCCTCCGGGCGTCCACGGCTGAAGGTTGATTCCTCCTCCTGACTGAGTGCACTTGGCCCGCTTGGTTGATTCGGATACCTATTCGAAAGCCACAAAGGCCTGGTAGGCACCGCAGCAAACAGGACGCGTCGTCGTGACAACGGCAGGCTGGGCAACCGGCTGGTGCCGAACGTCGCTCGACACGGGGGTGGCCCCGCCACCCTTTGCGCACCTTGGCACCGACCATGAGACGTCGTGTGTGCCGAACGCCGTTTCCGGCAGCCCGGAAACCGACGGTACAACATGAAAAGAATGCTGATTAACGCGACTCAACCCGAAGAGTTGCGTGTAGCCCTGGTGGATGGCCAACGCCTCTACGACCTGGATATCGAGTCCGGCGCGCGTGAGCAGAAAAAGGCCAACATCTACAAAGGCAAGATCACCCGCATCGAACCTAGCCTCGAAGCCGCCTTCGTCGACTTCGGCTCCGAACGTCACGGCTTCCTGCCGCTGAAAGAAATCTCCCGCGAGTACTTCAAGAAGTCCCCCGAAGGCCGCGTCAACATCAAGGACGTCCTCAGCGAAGGCCAGGAAGTCATTGTCCAGGTCGAGAAGGAAGAGCGCGGCAACAAAGGCGCCGCCCTCACCACCTTCATCAGCCTGGCCGGTCGCTACCTGGTGCTGATGCCCAACAACCCACGTGCTGGCGGCATCTCCCGCCGCATCGAAGGCGAAGAGCGCAACGAACTGCGCGAAGCCCTGAACGGCCTGACCGTGCCGGGCGACATGGGCCTGATCGTGCGCACTGCCGGCCTTGGCCGCAGCAGCGAAGAGATGCAGTGGGACCTCGACTACCTGCTGCAGCTGTGGACCGCCATCAAGGAAGCCTCCCTTGACCGCGCCGCGCCATTCCTGATCTACCAGGAAAGCAACGTCATCATCCGCGCCATCCGCGACTACCTGCGCCAGGACATCGGCGAAGTGCTGATCGACAGCATCGACGCCCAGGAAGAAGCCCTGACCTTCATCCGCCAGGTGATGCCGCAGTACGCCAGCAAGGTCAAGCTGTACGAAGACAGCGTACCGCTGTTCAACCGCTTCCAGATCGAAAGCCAGATCGAGACCGCCTTCCAGCGCGTCGTCGACCTGCCGTCCGGCGGTTCGATCGTGATTGACCCGACCGAGGCCCTGGTCTCCATCGACATCAACTCGGCGCGCGCCACCAAGGGCAGCGACATCGAGGAAACCGCCCTGCAGACCAACCTGGAAGCGGCCGAGGAAATCGCCCGCCAACTGCGTCTGCGCGATATCGGCGGCCTGATCGTCATCGACTTCATCGACATGACCCCGGCCAAGAACCAGCGCGCCGTTGAAGAGCGTGTGCGCGAGTGCCTTGAAGCCGACCGTGCCCGCGTTCAGGTTGGCCGCATCTCGCGCTTCGGCCTGCTGGAAATGTCCCGTCAGCGCCTGCGTCCATCGCTGGGCGAAAGCAGCGGCATCGTCTGCCCACGCTGCTCGGGAACCGGCATCATCCGCGACGTCGAATCGCTGTCGCTGGCCATTTTGCGCCTGATCGAAGAAGAAGCACTGAAGGACCGCACCGCCGAAGTGCGCGCCCAGGTGCCGATCCCGGTGGCCGCGTTCCTGCTCAACGAGAAACGCAATTCGATCACCAAGATCGAACTGCGCACTCGCGCACGCATCATCATCCTGCCGAACGATCACCTGGAAACCCCGCACTTCGAAGTCCAGCGCCTGCGCGACGACAACCCGGAAGTGCTGAACAACCAGTCCAGCTACGAAATCGCCGCGACCGAGACCGAAGAAGCGCCGCAGCAGACCGCCACACGCACCCTGGTTCGCCAGGAAGCCGCGGTCAAGACTGCCCCTGCCCGCGCCAACGCGCCAGTGCCGAGCACTGTCGAAGAGTCGCAGCAGCCAGCCGCGCCGGTAGCCCCAGCACCAAGCGCCCCAGAGCCGAGCCTGTTCAAAGGCCTGGTCAAGTCGCTGGTCAGCCTGTTCGCCGGCAAGGACGAACCTGTAGCTGCACCGGCCGTCACGGCCGAAAAGCCAGCCGCTGAACGCACCCCGCGCAACGAAGAGCGTCGCAACGGCCGCCAGCAGAGCCGCAACCGCAACGGCCGCCGCGATGAAGAGCGCAAGCCACGCGAAGAGCGTGCTGAGCGCGCCCCACGCGAAGAGCGCCAGCCTCGCGAAGAACGCGCCCCGCGTGAAGAACGTGCCCCACGTGAAGAACGCGCGCCTCGCGAAGAGCGTCAACCACGCCAGCCACGCGAAGACCGTCGCGGCAACCGTGAAGAACGCCCGGTACGTGAACTGCGCGAGCCTCTGGAAGCCACTCCGGCCCCAGCTCCACGCGAAGAACGCCAGCCGCGTGAAGAGCGTGTAGCCCGTGAAGAACGTGCACCACGTGAAGAACGTGCCCCGCGTGAAGAGCGCGCCCCACGTGAAGAACGTGCGCCACGTGAAGAGCGCGCCCCTCGCGAAGAGCGTGCTCCACGTGAAGAGCGTGCACCTCGCGAAGAACGCGCCCCCCGTGAAGAGCGTGCCCCACGCCCACCACGTGAAGAGCGCCAGCCACGTGCAACCGAAGAAGCCGCCGAGCAGGCTGCTGAGCTTGCCGAAGAGCAACTGCCGAACGACGAGCTGTTGCAAGACGAGCAGGAAGGTGCAGATGGCGAGCGCCCGCGCCGCCGCTCCCGCGGCCAGCGCCGTCGCAGCAACCGTCGCGAGCGTCAGCGCAATGCCAACGGTGAGCTGATCGAAGGCAGCGAAGACGAAGGCAGCGAAGAGCAGCCAGAGCAGCACCAGGCCACCGAGCTGGGTGCAGAATTGGCTGCGGGCCTTGCCGTAACAGCCGCTGTCGCCAGCAGCAACATCAGCGCCGACGCCGAAGCGCAAGCCAACCAGCAAGCCGAGCGCGCAACCGCCGAAGTCGCTGAAACCGACAACAGCGAAGCCGCCAAGCCGGCCGATCAGGCCGAAGCCGTTGCGCAAGCCGAGGAAGTCGCCATTGCTCCAGTGGTCGAACAACCCGTCAGCGAGCCAGTGGTGGTCGAGGCTACTGCTGAACCTGTGGTAGAAGTTGCGCCACAGCCGGCAGTCGAAGAAACCCCTGCGGCTGAGCCGGCAGTGGTTGCCGAAGCCCCTGTGCAAGCACCTGCGGTCGAAGCCGGCGAGGTCGAGAAGGCCCCTGCCTTCGTCGAGCAGGCATCGGTAATCGAGCAACCTGCTCCGGTTGCCGAAGCCCAGCCGGAAGTGGTCGCCGAGCTCGCCCCAGTTGCTGCCGAGCCTGCACCGGTCGAAGCACCTGCAGTAGTCGAAGCCGCCACTGTCATGCTGGCCAACGGCCGCGCACCTAACGACCCACGTGAAGTGCGTCGCCGCAAGCGTGAGGCCGAGGCTGCAGCCA
The sequence above is drawn from the Pseudomonas putida genome and encodes:
- the rne gene encoding ribonuclease E encodes the protein MKRMLINATQPEELRVALVDGQRLYDLDIESGAREQKKANIYKGKITRIEPSLEAAFVDFGSERHGFLPLKEISREYFKKSPEGRVNIKDVLSEGQEVIVQVEKEERGNKGAALTTFISLAGRYLVLMPNNPRAGGISRRIEGEERNELREALNGLTVPGDMGLIVRTAGLGRSSEEMQWDLDYLLQLWTAIKEASLDRAAPFLIYQESNVIIRAIRDYLRQDIGEVLIDSIDAQEEALTFIRQVMPQYASKVKLYEDSVPLFNRFQIESQIETAFQRVVDLPSGGSIVIDPTEALVSIDINSARATKGSDIEETALQTNLEAAEEIARQLRLRDIGGLIVIDFIDMTPAKNQRAVEERVRECLEADRARVQVGRISRFGLLEMSRQRLRPSLGESSGIVCPRCSGTGIIRDVESLSLAILRLIEEEALKDRTAEVRAQVPIPVAAFLLNEKRNSITKIELRTRARIIILPNDHLETPHFEVQRLRDDNPEVLNNQSSYEIAATETEEAPQQTATRTLVRQEAAVKTAPARANAPVPSTVEESQQPAAPVAPAPSAPEPSLFKGLVKSLVSLFAGKDEPVAAPAVTAEKPAAERTPRNEERRNGRQQSRNRNGRRDEERKPREERAERAPREERQPREERAPREERAPREERAPREERQPRQPREDRRGNREERPVRELREPLEATPAPAPREERQPREERVAREERAPREERAPREERAPREERAPREERAPREERAPREERAPREERAPREERAPRPPREERQPRATEEAAEQAAELAEEQLPNDELLQDEQEGADGERPRRRSRGQRRRSNRRERQRNANGELIEGSEDEGSEEQPEQHQATELGAELAAGLAVTAAVASSNISADAEAQANQQAERATAEVAETDNSEAAKPADQAEAVAQAEEVAIAPVVEQPVSEPVVVEATAEPVVEVAPQPAVEETPAAEPAVVAEAPVQAPAVEAGEVEKAPAFVEQASVIEQPAPVAEAQPEVVAELAPVAAEPAPVEAPAVVEAATVMLANGRAPNDPREVRRRKREAEAAAKAAQEAAASTQETALETADEHKPHHG